In a single window of the Rhineura floridana isolate rRhiFlo1 chromosome 3, rRhiFlo1.hap2, whole genome shotgun sequence genome:
- the CCNQ gene encoding cyclin-Q isoform X2 yields the protein MDSPGLQEASQASVYARTHFKVCRFIMEAGVKLGLRSIPIATACTIYHRFFTEVPLEPYDPYLVAMASLYLAGKVEEQHLRTRDIINYLLHYLLSLKHWMNRHSWDRTPVAVAAWALLRDSYHGPLCLQHTPQHIAVTVLYLALQCYGVEVPADAEAERPWWQVFSEDLSKSVIDQIVLDLIQIYTLDTEIS from the exons ATGGATTCTCctgggttgcaggaggccagTCAGGCATCTGTGTATGCCAGAACACACTTCAAAGTCTGCAGGTTCATCATGGAGGCAG GTGTGAAACTAGGCTTGCGCTCCATCCCCATTGCTACAGCATGCACTATTTATCACCGCTTCTTTACGGAGGTGCCTCTGGAACCTTATGATCCCTACCTGGTAGCTATGGCTTCCCTTTACCTGGCTGGGAAAGTGGAAGAGCAGCATCTGCGAACAAGGGACATCATCAAT TATCTTCTCCACTACTTGTTGTCCCTGAAACACTGGATGAACCGGCACAGTTGGGATCGGACTCCAGTGGCAGTAGCAGCATGGGCCCTGTTGCGGGACAGCTACCACGGGCCACTGTGCCTGCAACACACCCCACAGCATATTGCTGTGACTGTCCTTTACCTTGCTCTCCAATGTTATGGGGTGGAGGTGCCGGCCGATGCTGAAGCTGAGCGGCCTTGGTGGCAG GTGTTCAGTGAAGATCTCTCCAAGAGTGTCATTGACCAGATTGTCTTGGACTTAATACAGATCTACACGTTGGATACAGAAATCTCTTAA
- the CCNQ gene encoding cyclin-Q isoform X1 has product MDSPGLQEASQASVYARTHFKVCRFIMEAGVKLGLRSIPIATACTIYHRFFTEVPLEPYDPYLVAMASLYLAGKVEEQHLRTRDIINVSHRYLHPRSDPLELDTHFWELRDSIVQCELLMLRVLCFRVSFQHPHKYLLHYLLSLKHWMNRHSWDRTPVAVAAWALLRDSYHGPLCLQHTPQHIAVTVLYLALQCYGVEVPADAEAERPWWQVFSEDLSKSVIDQIVLDLIQIYTLDTEIS; this is encoded by the exons ATGGATTCTCctgggttgcaggaggccagTCAGGCATCTGTGTATGCCAGAACACACTTCAAAGTCTGCAGGTTCATCATGGAGGCAG GTGTGAAACTAGGCTTGCGCTCCATCCCCATTGCTACAGCATGCACTATTTATCACCGCTTCTTTACGGAGGTGCCTCTGGAACCTTATGATCCCTACCTGGTAGCTATGGCTTCCCTTTACCTGGCTGGGAAAGTGGAAGAGCAGCATCTGCGAACAAGGGACATCATCAATGTGAGCCACAG GTACTTGCACCCACGGAGTGACCCCCTGGAGCTGGACACGCACTTCTGGGAGCTTAGAGACAGCATTGTCCAGTGTGAGCTGCTCATGCTGCGGGTGCTCTGCTTCCGCGTCTCCTTCCAGCACCCCCATAAG TATCTTCTCCACTACTTGTTGTCCCTGAAACACTGGATGAACCGGCACAGTTGGGATCGGACTCCAGTGGCAGTAGCAGCATGGGCCCTGTTGCGGGACAGCTACCACGGGCCACTGTGCCTGCAACACACCCCACAGCATATTGCTGTGACTGTCCTTTACCTTGCTCTCCAATGTTATGGGGTGGAGGTGCCGGCCGATGCTGAAGCTGAGCGGCCTTGGTGGCAG GTGTTCAGTGAAGATCTCTCCAAGAGTGTCATTGACCAGATTGTCTTGGACTTAATACAGATCTACACGTTGGATACAGAAATCTCTTAA